The Benincasa hispida cultivar B227 chromosome 11, ASM972705v1, whole genome shotgun sequence genome has a segment encoding these proteins:
- the LOC120090606 gene encoding ras-related protein RABD1-like — protein MGCSLLGDTSLWLIFHYFFFKKSRTVELDGKTIKLQIWDTAGQERFRTITSSYYRGAHGIIIVYDVTEMESFNNVKQWLNEIDRYANDSVCKLLVGNKCDLVENKVVDTQTAKAFAHELGIPFLETSAKDSINVEQAFLTMAAEIKKKMGSQPTSSKSSGNVQIKGQPIEQKSSCCS, from the exons ATGG gAT GCTCATTACTTGGTGATACTTCCTTATGGCTAatctttcattatttttttttcaagaaatctAGAACTGTGGAACTGGATGGAAAGACCATTAAGCTCCAGATT tgGGACACTGCTGGTCAAGAGAGATTCAGGACTATAACAAGCAGCTATTACAGAGGTGCACATGGAATAATT ATTGTTTATGATGTCACTGAGATGGAGAGCTTTAACAACGTCAAGCAATGGCTGAATGAGATTGATAGATATGCTAATGATAGTGTATGCAAGCTTTTAGTAGGAAATAAGTGTGATTTAGTTGAGAACAAGGTGGTTGACACACAGACGGCAAAg GCATTTGCGCACGAGCTCGGAATCCCTTTTCTAGAGACGAGTGCCAAAGACTCGATCAATGTAGAGCAAGCTTTCTTAACTATGGCTgctgaaataaagaaaaa AATGGGGAGCCAGCCAACTTCGTCCAAGTCATCAGGGAATGTGCAGATTAAGGGGCAGCCAATTGAGCAAAAGAGCAGTTGTTGCAGTTGA